A stretch of the Streptomyces sp. NBC_00078 genome encodes the following:
- a CDS encoding carbohydrate ABC transporter permease, producing MATQTAKPVSVPGAERTAAVPGTAPSRARRVVRALLPGPAPGANGAAMYRRWWLPWLWCAPAIVCAVVFGVFPFLNTVLLSFTNARPLGGAASFVGLDNYSRMLGDSDFWLATRNSILYAVIVVPLMVLLPLMLAVLVEKNLPGIGFFRSAFYTPVLASSVVVGLSWQWLLADDGLVNTWLQKAHLIKSAVPFLSDSWLILFSAMGLTLWKGLGWYMIFYLAALGNVPRELHEAASMDGAGSVRRFWHITMPGVRQAMMLVGTLTGIGSLRVFTEIYMLGSSTGGPGGADRTLPFYIRDVGLDPLTGNAGYGSAVSVALFVLTLGLTLLAQRLTKEDEA from the coding sequence GTGGCGACCCAGACCGCGAAGCCGGTGTCCGTGCCCGGAGCGGAGCGCACTGCCGCCGTGCCGGGCACGGCCCCGTCCCGCGCCCGCCGAGTGGTCCGGGCCCTGTTGCCGGGTCCCGCACCGGGCGCCAACGGCGCGGCGATGTACCGCCGTTGGTGGCTGCCGTGGCTGTGGTGCGCGCCCGCGATCGTCTGCGCGGTGGTCTTCGGTGTCTTCCCGTTCCTCAACACCGTCCTGCTGTCGTTCACGAACGCCAGGCCGCTCGGCGGCGCCGCCAGCTTCGTCGGGCTGGACAACTACAGCCGGATGCTGGGCGACTCCGACTTCTGGCTGGCGACCCGCAACAGCATCCTGTACGCGGTGATCGTCGTACCGCTGATGGTGCTGCTGCCGCTGATGCTGGCCGTCCTGGTGGAGAAGAACCTGCCCGGCATCGGCTTCTTCCGCTCGGCCTTCTACACCCCTGTCCTCGCCTCCAGCGTGGTCGTCGGCCTGAGCTGGCAGTGGCTGCTCGCCGACGACGGACTCGTCAACACCTGGCTGCAGAAAGCCCACCTGATCAAGTCAGCCGTCCCGTTCCTCTCCGACTCCTGGCTCATCCTCTTCTCCGCGATGGGCCTGACGCTGTGGAAGGGGCTCGGCTGGTACATGATCTTCTATCTGGCCGCGCTGGGGAACGTGCCCAGGGAACTGCACGAGGCGGCCTCCATGGACGGCGCCGGCAGTGTCCGCCGCTTCTGGCACATCACGATGCCAGGCGTACGGCAGGCCATGATGCTCGTCGGCACGCTCACCGGCATCGGCTCCCTCAGGGTGTTCACGGAAATCTACATGCTGGGCAGCTCCACCGGCGGCCCCGGCGGCGCCGACCGCACCCTGCCCTTCTACATCCGGGACGTCGGCCTGGACCCGCTGACCGGCAACGCCGGTTACGGCTCGGCCGTCAGCGTGGCGCTGTTCGTGCTGACCCTCGGACTGACCCTGCTGGCGCAGCGCCTGACCAAGGAGGACGAGGCATGA
- a CDS encoding extracellular solute-binding protein — protein sequence MRAGRLTASLAGIITLTLTAAGCGLSGASGGGDSTAGGCKVDKGNIGSGKLTGDVKGQITFQTTNLKKDFGDFFNGVIDDFEKAHPGAKVKWIDDPGDNTFTQRTVADAQACTLPDVLNVNAETATALTKAGYLLDLGAKDPDVAKPFVPAFWKSSTFKDASGSAIHTTLPWYTGGILLTYNTDLLKKAGVDPAKPPTTMFGLFADYEKIAKAGKGKYYATMANPVWRIPADFDQMNIRTLSADGRSAVFAGDPRTTQWVAWMAKLYKEGAMPKDSLSSSNDPSTLYSQGKVAYGSTNPSFVRFVKQNSPSVYARTGVGQQPFDALGHTTAAPQYISVAATSKHAPVALSFAEFLTNAENQTAWCKDPNVVIFPTTSSSLNDPFFQKTTGSDPFSQARKLVAEQLKTTTAYQTNLSPAVQNAIVSQVQLAMQGKKSPEQAVKDAQSKANELLKQAG from the coding sequence ATGCGCGCTGGAAGACTGACCGCATCCTTGGCGGGAATCATCACACTGACGCTGACGGCGGCGGGCTGCGGCCTGTCCGGCGCATCCGGCGGCGGGGACTCGACCGCCGGGGGCTGCAAGGTCGACAAGGGCAACATCGGCTCCGGCAAACTGACGGGTGACGTCAAGGGCCAGATCACGTTCCAGACCACCAACCTGAAGAAAGACTTCGGTGACTTCTTCAACGGAGTGATCGACGACTTCGAGAAGGCGCACCCCGGCGCCAAGGTCAAGTGGATCGACGATCCCGGCGACAACACGTTCACCCAGCGCACCGTCGCCGACGCCCAGGCCTGTACGTTGCCGGACGTCCTCAACGTGAATGCCGAGACGGCCACCGCCCTCACCAAGGCGGGCTACCTGCTCGACCTGGGCGCCAAGGACCCCGACGTGGCCAAGCCGTTCGTCCCGGCGTTCTGGAAGTCCAGCACCTTCAAGGACGCCTCGGGCTCGGCGATCCACACCACGCTTCCCTGGTACACCGGCGGCATTCTGCTGACGTACAACACGGACCTGCTGAAGAAGGCCGGGGTCGACCCCGCGAAGCCTCCGACGACCATGTTCGGGCTGTTCGCCGACTACGAGAAGATCGCCAAGGCGGGCAAGGGCAAGTACTACGCGACGATGGCCAACCCGGTGTGGCGGATCCCGGCCGACTTCGACCAGATGAACATCAGGACGCTGTCCGCCGACGGCAGATCCGCGGTCTTCGCCGGCGATCCGCGCACCACGCAGTGGGTGGCGTGGATGGCGAAGCTGTACAAGGAAGGCGCCATGCCGAAGGACTCGCTGTCCTCCAGCAACGACCCCTCCACGCTGTACAGCCAGGGCAAGGTCGCCTACGGCTCGACGAACCCGAGCTTCGTGCGCTTCGTGAAGCAGAACAGCCCGTCGGTGTACGCCAGGACGGGCGTCGGCCAGCAGCCCTTCGACGCGCTCGGTCACACCACGGCCGCCCCGCAGTACATTTCGGTCGCCGCGACCAGCAAGCACGCCCCGGTGGCACTGTCGTTCGCCGAGTTCCTCACCAACGCGGAGAACCAGACGGCCTGGTGCAAGGACCCGAACGTGGTGATCTTCCCGACCACCTCGTCCTCGCTGAACGACCCGTTCTTCCAGAAGACCACCGGCAGCGACCCGTTCTCCCAGGCCCGCAAGCTCGTCGCCGAGCAGCTGAAGACCACCACCGCCTACCAGACCAACCTCTCCCCGGCCGTGCAGAACGCCATCGTGTCCCAGGTTCAGCTGGCCATGCAGGGCAAGAAGAGCCCCGAACAGGCCGTCAAGGACGCCCAGTCCAAGGCGAACGAGCTGCTGAAGCAGGCGGGCTGA
- a CDS encoding peptidyl-prolyl cis-trans isomerase, whose protein sequence is MTDDAAVVRGKPVTKEDVDAFLQRVTPSPPSGAGPYRDAAPPRGATSHDGAAAGGRPAGAPSASAERQRRRWATQVVVADELARRACEERGLEQPAEVSPAHLLSVASADVAGLGSIVAATLAHSPAARLLLTTLEAEQYMPEEAVRDYYERNRDRCLTPDALRRGVDPFGRAAPGDFLPYEQVREDIERELRRAAGHRAFFDWFDQARSDVVYAAGHEHPGDPSHPDHEHRH, encoded by the coding sequence ATGACGGACGACGCGGCCGTGGTACGGGGCAAGCCGGTCACGAAGGAAGACGTGGACGCCTTCCTGCAGCGGGTCACACCGTCGCCCCCAAGCGGCGCGGGGCCGTATCGAGATGCGGCTCCGCCGCGGGGCGCGACGAGCCACGACGGCGCGGCAGCCGGCGGACGGCCTGCCGGGGCACCCTCGGCCTCCGCCGAACGACAACGCCGCCGCTGGGCCACGCAGGTGGTCGTCGCCGACGAACTCGCCCGACGGGCCTGCGAGGAACGCGGGCTGGAGCAGCCGGCGGAGGTGTCGCCGGCCCATCTGCTCTCCGTGGCATCAGCAGACGTCGCCGGCCTCGGCAGCATCGTGGCCGCCACGCTCGCCCACTCCCCCGCCGCCCGCCTGCTGCTCACCACCCTGGAGGCGGAGCAGTACATGCCCGAAGAGGCCGTACGGGACTACTACGAGCGCAACCGGGACCGCTGCCTCACTCCCGACGCGCTACGTCGCGGGGTCGACCCGTTCGGCCGGGCGGCGCCCGGGGACTTCCTGCCGTACGAGCAGGTCCGTGAGGACATCGAGCGGGAGCTGCGGCGGGCGGCCGGCCATCGGGCGTTCTTCGACTGGTTCGACCAGGCACGGTCCGATGTGGTGTACGCCGCCGGACACGAGCACCCCGGCGACCCCTCGCACCCGGACCACGAACACCGCCACTGA
- a CDS encoding NEW3 domain-containing protein, which translates to MRVTSAESTELFVGTTEHPHQVMAVGLSHTPGRSVRLTVYGPGVFGTAVATTGDDGTLHAEIPVTGDLAPGEGTQVTITAEDTDDPAHTARLTVPFTAAEPGWTMFMVSHFHYDPVWWNTQAAYTETWDVADDPATTGLPARAFDSRGQSGMSLVRAHCDLARRDPAYTFVLAEVDYLKPYWDSFPEERAFLRELIRTGRIEIMGGTYNEPNTNLTGAEATVRNALYGDGFQRGIMGSSPETAWQLDAFGHDPQFPGLMADAGVTSSSWARGPFHQWGPTLSVFGEEPRDPGRMQFPAEFSWIAPSGRGLLTAYMVNHYGAGWAIDNAPTLPEAEAAALKLFKGLKRVALTRNVLLPVGGDYAPPCRWVMAIHRDWNERYVWPRFVSGIPRDFFAAVRAQLDAEGRKASPQTRDMNPVYTGKDVSYIDTKQAQRYGETLLADAEAWATLASLVTGHAYPDAALDKAWRQLIYGAHHDAITGSESDQVYIDLMTGWRELHDLAETVHADATQALADRVTPGTGPDLVVFNSATWQRRDVLTVDDPGLVPLGLPAVREDGRLHVVVPELPGMGFTTLPLSEGSAPEWAPGGGVTVRNEFYEVTVDPARGGGVSSLRALAEGGRELLRAGDIGNELVVQEEYARHPRFGEGPWHLTPTGTTAARSRDVRADVETEHSPAGSRITVRADLGLFRYTQRLTLWTGVPRLDVTTTIDGYDGADRLIRVRWPSDVQGGLPVHEVADAVIGRGFGFVDVDSEQFPWTLDNPANTWFGLGSTARVELRDDTGALLGHRSIGVAELVYASWDEAGELGTPLAAALVRAGVTATSTIADGPRYGDLEVDSNLPDIRIAVGGPDRNSVVAEALGWDPAAGRELRRRLAEEGVAAVWVAPRAGLREEWVPGADLRDLERLPLLVVAGTGAEGDAKAVDALIADLDDATVTATAAGGGEALPPGDAWDGRGFAVLNRGTPGCVVTSSGDLYMSLMRSCTGWPSGIWVDPPRRTAPDGSAFQLQRWSHTFEYAVVGGEGDWRQQQLPRVGHEFNHPLTARIRGAAHSGELPRELALLSVEPAGDVLLDALKPAGSPLARGSVAPADPGRGVVVRMHEVNGRPVRARVRGPKEWVRGARADVLETPGEALAPDGQGALGVGLTGFEVATVLATPPAGAGLPYGPQVAAHEPAQPVHTRYWLHNSGPAPRGNMPVAVYVSPTTLTASGGPVTATVRIASELTDAPVSGTVSVDVPPGWSAEPAELPYALGPNGFTLTEVTVTPPPDAPPGRHWLAARLSYEGQTYEDVVALEVPGAVPGPTLVVDLGVDEITVRRGERVQVPVTLHNRTRGPVSGTLWAVSSWGTWAGVGPGCQGFTVAAGEQLDRWIDVDGGAMPPGSYWLLAKVACHGRVAYTKAVALEVTP; encoded by the coding sequence ATGCGCGTCACCTCTGCCGAGTCGACCGAGCTCTTCGTCGGGACGACCGAGCATCCGCACCAGGTGATGGCCGTCGGACTGAGCCACACCCCGGGCCGCTCGGTCCGCCTCACCGTCTACGGCCCGGGTGTCTTCGGCACGGCCGTCGCGACCACGGGCGACGACGGCACGCTCCACGCCGAGATACCCGTGACCGGCGACCTCGCCCCCGGTGAGGGCACCCAGGTCACGATCACCGCCGAGGACACCGACGACCCCGCGCACACCGCGCGGCTCACGGTCCCCTTCACGGCTGCGGAGCCCGGCTGGACCATGTTCATGGTCAGCCACTTCCACTACGACCCGGTCTGGTGGAACACCCAGGCCGCCTACACCGAGACCTGGGACGTCGCCGACGACCCGGCCACCACCGGTCTGCCGGCCCGCGCCTTCGACTCGCGCGGCCAGTCCGGGATGAGCCTGGTGCGCGCCCACTGCGACCTGGCCCGGCGCGACCCGGCGTACACCTTCGTACTGGCCGAGGTCGACTACCTCAAGCCGTACTGGGACTCCTTCCCTGAGGAACGCGCCTTCCTGCGCGAGCTGATCCGCACCGGCCGCATCGAGATCATGGGCGGCACCTACAACGAGCCCAACACCAACCTCACCGGCGCCGAGGCGACCGTACGCAACGCGCTGTACGGCGACGGTTTCCAGCGCGGGATCATGGGCTCGTCGCCGGAGACGGCCTGGCAGCTGGACGCGTTCGGGCACGATCCGCAGTTCCCGGGGCTGATGGCGGACGCGGGGGTCACCTCCAGCTCGTGGGCGCGCGGCCCGTTCCACCAGTGGGGGCCCACGCTGTCGGTCTTCGGCGAGGAGCCTCGCGACCCCGGGCGGATGCAGTTCCCGGCGGAGTTCAGCTGGATCGCCCCCTCCGGGCGCGGACTGCTGACCGCCTACATGGTCAACCACTACGGCGCCGGCTGGGCCATCGACAACGCGCCCACCCTCCCCGAGGCGGAGGCTGCCGCACTCAAGCTCTTCAAGGGGCTGAAGAGGGTCGCGCTCACGCGCAACGTGCTGCTGCCCGTCGGCGGGGACTACGCACCGCCGTGCCGCTGGGTGATGGCCATCCACCGCGACTGGAACGAGCGGTACGTCTGGCCGCGGTTCGTCAGCGGCATCCCGCGCGACTTCTTCGCAGCCGTCCGCGCCCAGCTCGACGCCGAGGGCCGCAAGGCCTCCCCGCAGACGCGGGACATGAACCCGGTCTACACCGGCAAGGACGTCTCCTACATCGACACCAAGCAGGCCCAGCGGTACGGCGAGACGCTGCTCGCCGACGCGGAGGCCTGGGCGACGCTCGCCTCCCTCGTCACCGGGCACGCCTATCCGGACGCGGCGCTCGACAAGGCCTGGCGGCAGCTGATCTACGGCGCCCACCACGACGCCATCACGGGCTCCGAGTCCGACCAGGTCTACATCGACCTGATGACCGGATGGCGCGAGCTGCACGACCTCGCCGAGACCGTGCACGCCGACGCGACGCAGGCCCTCGCCGACCGTGTCACGCCCGGTACCGGCCCCGACCTGGTGGTCTTCAACTCCGCGACCTGGCAGCGGCGGGACGTGCTGACGGTCGACGACCCGGGGCTCGTACCCCTCGGTCTCCCCGCCGTTCGTGAGGACGGTCGACTCCACGTCGTCGTACCGGAGTTGCCCGGCATGGGATTCACGACGCTCCCCCTGTCCGAGGGCTCCGCACCCGAGTGGGCACCCGGCGGGGGCGTGACCGTCCGCAACGAGTTCTACGAGGTGACGGTCGACCCCGCGCGCGGCGGCGGCGTCAGCAGCCTGCGCGCGCTCGCGGAGGGCGGCCGGGAGCTGCTGCGCGCCGGGGACATCGGCAACGAACTGGTCGTTCAGGAGGAGTACGCGCGGCACCCGCGGTTCGGCGAGGGCCCCTGGCACCTCACCCCGACCGGCACCACCGCCGCCCGGAGCCGGGATGTGCGGGCGGACGTGGAGACCGAGCACTCCCCCGCCGGCTCGCGGATCACCGTCCGGGCCGACCTCGGGCTGTTCCGTTACACCCAGCGTCTGACCCTGTGGACCGGTGTGCCGCGCCTCGACGTGACCACCACCATCGACGGATACGACGGCGCGGACCGGCTGATCCGGGTCCGCTGGCCCTCCGACGTGCAGGGCGGGCTGCCGGTGCACGAGGTTGCGGACGCGGTGATCGGCCGCGGGTTCGGGTTCGTCGACGTGGACAGCGAGCAGTTCCCCTGGACGCTGGACAACCCGGCCAACACCTGGTTCGGGCTCGGGTCGACGGCACGGGTCGAACTGCGGGACGACACAGGCGCGCTGCTTGGCCATCGGTCGATCGGGGTCGCCGAGCTGGTGTACGCCTCCTGGGACGAGGCCGGTGAGCTGGGCACACCCCTCGCGGCGGCCCTCGTACGCGCCGGCGTCACCGCGACCTCGACGATCGCCGACGGCCCGCGCTACGGCGATCTGGAGGTCGACTCCAACCTGCCCGACATCCGGATCGCCGTCGGCGGCCCGGACCGCAACTCCGTGGTCGCCGAGGCACTCGGCTGGGACCCGGCAGCCGGACGCGAACTGCGGCGCCGGCTCGCCGAGGAGGGCGTGGCGGCCGTCTGGGTCGCGCCGCGTGCCGGGCTGCGCGAGGAGTGGGTGCCCGGGGCCGACCTGCGCGACCTGGAACGGCTGCCGCTGCTGGTGGTGGCGGGCACCGGCGCCGAGGGCGACGCGAAGGCGGTCGACGCGCTGATCGCCGACCTGGACGACGCGACCGTCACGGCCACGGCGGCGGGCGGCGGCGAGGCGCTCCCGCCGGGCGACGCCTGGGACGGGCGCGGCTTCGCCGTCCTCAACCGTGGCACGCCCGGCTGTGTCGTCACCTCCTCGGGCGACCTCTACATGTCGCTGATGCGCTCCTGCACGGGCTGGCCGTCCGGCATCTGGGTCGACCCGCCCCGCCGCACGGCCCCCGACGGTTCGGCGTTCCAGCTCCAACGCTGGTCCCACACCTTCGAGTACGCGGTGGTCGGCGGCGAGGGCGACTGGCGGCAGCAGCAACTGCCGCGCGTGGGCCATGAGTTCAACCATCCGCTGACCGCGCGGATACGGGGTGCCGCACACTCGGGCGAGCTGCCGAGGGAGCTGGCCCTGCTGAGCGTCGAACCCGCGGGTGACGTCCTGCTCGACGCCCTCAAGCCGGCCGGTTCACCGCTCGCACGGGGCAGCGTGGCGCCCGCCGATCCCGGGCGCGGGGTCGTCGTACGGATGCACGAGGTGAACGGGCGTCCGGTGCGGGCGCGGGTGCGCGGCCCGAAGGAGTGGGTGCGGGGCGCCCGGGCGGACGTCCTGGAGACACCCGGGGAAGCGCTGGCACCCGACGGACAGGGAGCGCTCGGTGTGGGACTGACCGGCTTCGAGGTGGCGACCGTGCTGGCCACGCCACCCGCCGGCGCCGGGCTCCCGTACGGCCCCCAAGTCGCCGCCCACGAGCCCGCCCAGCCGGTCCACACCCGCTACTGGCTGCACAACTCCGGTCCGGCGCCTCGCGGCAACATGCCGGTCGCGGTGTATGTCTCGCCGACCACGCTGACCGCTTCCGGAGGACCGGTCACCGCGACGGTCCGGATCGCCTCGGAGCTGACCGACGCCCCCGTCTCCGGCACCGTGAGCGTCGACGTCCCGCCCGGCTGGTCCGCCGAGCCCGCCGAACTGCCGTACGCGCTCGGCCCGAACGGGTTCACCCTCACCGAGGTCACGGTGACGCCTCCGCCCGACGCCCCGCCCGGCCGGCACTGGCTGGCGGCGCGGCTGTCCTACGAGGGACAGACGTACGAGGACGTGGTGGCCCTGGAGGTGCCGGGCGCCGTTCCCGGTCCAACTCTGGTCGTCGATCTGGGAGTTGACGAGATCACCGTGCGCAGGGGCGAGCGGGTCCAGGTCCCGGTGACCCTGCACAACCGCACCCGCGGCCCGGTCAGCGGCACCCTGTGGGCCGTGTCCTCCTGGGGCACCTGGGCAGGTGTGGGCCCCGGCTGCCAGGGGTTCACGGTGGCTGCCGGGGAACAGCTGGACCGCTGGATCGACGTGGACGGAGGCGCGATGCCGCCGGGCTCGTACTGGCTGCTGGCAAAGGTCGCCTGCCACGGCAGGGTCGCCTACACGAAGGCGGTCGCACTGGAGGTGACCCCATGA
- a CDS encoding MurR/RpiR family transcriptional regulator, with protein MPSTDVTTLIRTELPRLAGSLRKVGELILEDPAAVTHCSAAELGRRTGTSQATVTRFCRAVGLDSYQHLLIELAQERGRGEVSEWGSTEIDTDISPDDSLERVVQVVGVADLRAIQQTIDRIDLDAVERAAQALARARRIDVYGVGGSGAVAQETETRLFRIGCSVRGWTEVHGAATSAALLTPADVAIGISHSGATRETLEPFEMAKERGATTIALTTDPRSPLARAADIRLISATSETSFRTGSIGGRHSVLMLVDCLYVRVAQLSYQRASASLALTDHITPQHAVKSRRPR; from the coding sequence ATGCCCTCGACGGACGTCACCACACTGATCCGCACCGAGCTTCCCCGGCTGGCCGGATCCCTCCGGAAGGTCGGCGAGCTGATCCTGGAGGATCCTGCCGCCGTCACCCATTGCTCGGCCGCCGAGCTGGGCCGCCGCACCGGCACCTCGCAGGCGACGGTGACCCGTTTCTGCCGCGCCGTCGGGCTCGACTCCTACCAGCATCTGCTGATCGAACTGGCGCAGGAGCGCGGCCGCGGCGAGGTCTCCGAGTGGGGCTCCACCGAGATCGACACCGACATCTCGCCCGACGACAGCCTGGAGCGGGTCGTGCAGGTGGTCGGCGTCGCCGACCTGCGGGCGATCCAGCAGACCATCGACCGCATCGACCTGGACGCGGTCGAGCGCGCGGCCCAGGCCCTGGCCCGCGCGCGGCGCATCGACGTGTACGGCGTCGGGGGCAGCGGCGCGGTGGCCCAGGAGACCGAGACCCGGCTGTTCCGCATCGGCTGCTCGGTCCGCGGCTGGACCGAGGTGCACGGCGCGGCCACCTCCGCGGCCCTGCTCACCCCGGCGGACGTGGCCATAGGCATCTCGCACTCCGGCGCGACCCGCGAGACGCTCGAACCGTTCGAAATGGCCAAGGAGCGGGGCGCCACGACGATCGCCCTCACCACGGACCCGCGCTCGCCGCTGGCCAGGGCAGCCGACATCCGGCTGATCTCGGCCACTTCGGAGACCAGCTTCCGCACCGGCAGCATCGGCGGCCGGCACTCGGTCCTGATGCTCGTCGACTGCCTCTACGTCCGGGTCGCCCAGCTCTCCTACCAGCGCGCAAGCGCCTCCCTGGCACTGACCGACCACATCACCCCGCAGCATGCGGTGAAGTCGCGCCGGCCCAGGTGA
- a CDS encoding SIS domain-containing protein, with amino-acid sequence MSVESVSAEGFARESLAVLQYVTESARAEVAGAAGLIADCIRSDGVIQSFGTGHSQAIVLELAGRAGGLVPTNRLSMADLVLYGGDDPSVLDDPLLERSEGVAERLYHLAGPSPQDLFVIISNSGVNNVIVEMALHAKEHGHRVLAVTSLSHTRAVPAGHPSGKKLADLADVVLDNRAPRGDALLELPGGGSVCALSTLTGVMLVQMAVAEASRLLLDSGDRPPVYVSANVPGGFEGNLELEKRYAGRIRRTAS; translated from the coding sequence GTGTCCGTCGAGTCTGTGAGCGCCGAGGGCTTCGCGCGGGAGAGCCTGGCCGTCCTCCAGTACGTCACCGAGTCCGCGCGCGCGGAGGTGGCGGGCGCCGCCGGGCTGATCGCCGACTGCATCCGCTCGGACGGCGTGATCCAGTCCTTCGGCACCGGCCACTCCCAGGCCATAGTCCTCGAACTCGCAGGCCGGGCGGGCGGGTTGGTCCCCACCAACCGCCTCAGCATGGCCGACCTCGTCCTCTACGGCGGCGACGACCCGAGCGTCCTCGACGACCCGCTCCTGGAGCGCAGCGAAGGCGTGGCCGAGCGGCTCTACCACCTCGCGGGCCCGAGCCCGCAGGACCTCTTCGTGATCATCTCCAACTCCGGCGTGAACAACGTGATCGTCGAGATGGCCCTGCACGCCAAGGAGCACGGCCACCGCGTCCTCGCCGTCACCTCCCTCTCCCACACCCGGGCCGTCCCCGCCGGGCACCCGAGCGGCAAGAAGCTCGCCGACCTCGCCGACGTCGTCCTCGACAACCGGGCGCCGCGCGGGGACGCGCTGCTGGAGCTTCCCGGCGGCGGCTCCGTGTGCGCCCTGTCCACGCTCACCGGGGTGATGCTGGTCCAGATGGCGGTCGCCGAGGCGTCGAGGCTGCTCCTCGACTCCGGTGACCGCCCGCCCGTCTATGTCTCGGCGAACGTCCCCGGCGGGTTCGAGGGCAACCTGGAGCTGGAGAAGCGGTACGCCGGAAGGATTCGTCGCACCGCCAGTTGA